In Mycolicibacterium nivoides, the DNA window AAGCCGATGATCGTCAGCACGTTGCCGGTGTACATGGGGTGACGAACCAGCCCATAGAGGCCGGTGGAGGCGAGCTTCTGGCCTGACTCCACCTGCACGGTGGAGGCCGCGAAGCTGTTCTGGATGACCACCAGGCTCGTGACACCCAGTCCGAGGGCCACCAGAACGTCACCGGCAACGCAGATCGCCGCCGGTACCGACGACCAGTCGAAGCGGTGGTCCAGTGCGCTGACCACCACCATCGCCGCCAGCGACAGGTACCAGCCGGCGATGAGGACCTTCTGCACCGTTCGGGTTTCCGCCGCCGGTCCGGCGTGCTTGCGCCGTTGGTGTGCCTCGGGGTTTGTCCGTTGCAAGAAGATACTGGGAATCCACGTCGACAGGGCGAACACGACGAGAAAAGCCCAGGCTTGCCAGAAGTCGAGTGTGCCGGCGAGTGAGAACAGCACCAAGCCGAACACGATGAGTTCAACAAGCCCGAATCCGACTACTCTCGCAACGGCTTTCACGATCCTCCTGTCGTCCGTCGCGGCACAGACTGCCGGCGGGCGCAACCCAGCGCACGGCTCAACCTACCGTCGGTCACCTGCAAGATGGGTGCAATTGACGGACAAGTCATGAGGGTGAAGTGGCGGTCACCGCACGGGTTCCGGACACGAGAGTCGTGACCGGGAAATCACCCGACTGCGCGTACGACCGGGATTGTGGCGGCGGGAGCGACAGCGGACCCGAAGCGTTCTGGCAGGGGTACGCCGAGTCTGCGGTGATAGTCCTGACTCATGATGACGAAAGCACGTGTTGCGGCAATGACAGCGCTACTTACCGCAGGTATCGGTCTCGCGGGTCTGGGTGGAGCTGTCGCGCAGGCGGCGCCCACAGTGCCGCTGCCGGATTACCACTGGTGCCCGGGGGAGTTCTGGCACCCCGAATGGGGTTTCAACTGGGGCGGCGACCGGTGCCATGACGACTATTACTTCGACGGCGAGGCCCGTGACCGCGGGCACTGGCACGGACGCGGCGATTGGCGTCCGGGCTTCTGATCAGCCAGGGGCCGATTGGCGTGTGGTGGTGCCCTCGGTGAGATTCGAACTCACACTGTACGGGTTTTGAATCCGTTTCCTCTGCCAGTTGGGATACGAGGGCGTGCCGATCAGTACTGCGGCCTACCACCATAGAGGATGGCCCCGCAGTCGCCGAACGGCGGCCTCCACGACACAATGATCCTCATGACCGGGTCACCGAAAGACGCTGACAGCCCCCGCCGCGTGCTCATCGCCGAGGATGAGGCGCTCATCCGCCTCGACCTCGCGGAGATGCTCCGGGAGGAGGGCTACGAGGTCGTCGGTGAGGCGGGCGACGGGCAAGAGGCCGTCGAGCTCGCCGAGTCACTCCGGCCGGACCTGGTGATCATGGACGTCAAGATGCCGCGACGCGACGGCATCGATGCGGCTTCTGAGATCGCCAGCAAGCGCATTGCCCCGATCGTCATCCTGACCGCGTTCAGCCAGCGGGAGCTGGTCGAGCGGGCCCGCGATGCCGGAGCGATGGCGTACCTGGTCAAGCCCTTCAGCATCACCGAC includes these proteins:
- a CDS encoding methyltransferase family protein encodes the protein MKAVARVVGFGLVELIVFGLVLFSLAGTLDFWQAWAFLVVFALSTWIPSIFLQRTNPEAHQRRKHAGPAAETRTVQKVLIAGWYLSLAAMVVVSALDHRFDWSSVPAAICVAGDVLVALGLGVTSLVVIQNSFAASTVQVESGQKLASTGLYGLVRHPMYTGNVLTIIGFPLALGSYWGLLPVIPGLIVLVVRIRDEEKLLVEELDGYREYAQKARYRLVPYMW
- a CDS encoding ANTAR domain-containing response regulator; protein product: MTGSPKDADSPRRVLIAEDEALIRLDLAEMLREEGYEVVGEAGDGQEAVELAESLRPDLVIMDVKMPRRDGIDAASEIASKRIAPIVILTAFSQRELVERARDAGAMAYLVKPFSITDLVPAIEVAVSRFSEIAALENEVATLGDRLETRKLVERAKGLLQSKHQMTEPEAFKWIQRAAMDRRTTMKRVAEVVLETLEDSEESPVQES